A segment of the Bacillus pseudomycoides genome:
ACCAGCAGCACCACTTACACCGTGCACAATCTCACCATTTGCAATTACACCGCCGCCAACACCTGTTCCAAGTGTCATACAAATTAAATCTTTTGCACCTTCTCCAGCACCTTTCCACATTTCACCAAGCGCTGCTAAGTTTGCATCATTATCAACTACAACAGGTAAACCTGTTTCTACTTCTAACAAATCTTTTAATGGATAGTTTTTCCACCCCAAATTAACCGCTTCATAAATCATACCTGAAGCAACATGCACAGGACCAGGAGCACCCATACCAATACCAATTAACTTGCTCTTTAATTCCCCTAGTTCCTCTAACTTTTTATCAATTGTTTTTGCTACATCTAATGTAATATGTTTTCCTTGCTCACTTGTATTCGTTGGGATTTCCCACTTATGTAAAATTTCACCGTACACATTAATAAATGCTAATTTAATCGTTGTCCCACCAAGGTCAACACCAACTAACCATTTTTCTTCCATGTTTGCTAACCTACCTTTATCTAATTCTTGCTCATCTCTTTTTGAATCTCTTGCTTTAGTAGAAATAAAGCTGTTTGATAGTCTGTTGGCTCAATCAACTGTGATTGATTTAATTCACGTAATTCATCTTGCATTAATTGTAAATCAGCAATTCGGTCACCTGTATAAATGATTGTTCCAAATTTTTTTAGCAATTGCTGAATATCATAAATTGATATCATTTCATCACCCTTTATGTCCACTTATTATGGAAATATAATAAGAAAACGTTCACATATTTTATTATAATCAACAAGAAAAAGACCCGTCAATTTTTATTTATCTATACAAGTTCATTTTGAACTATTGTTTCTTTTTCTGTAATAATTTTTTGTACATTTTGATCAAACGGCTCTGTTGGAATATAACTTACAATTTGAAAATCAAACGCTAATGATAACGTTTTCCTTTCATACTCTGCAAGATAACGATCATAATAACCACCGCCGTATCCGATACGTTCTCCTCGTCTTGTATACGCAACTCCAGGTACAAAAAGAAGCTCAATTTCATTTACCTCTACTTCTACTGTTAACGCCGGTATTGGTTCACGCAAGCTCATATATACTGTTTCTAATTGATCAAAATTTGTAATTTGACGAAAAGTCATTGTTCTTGTTTCTCTATTACACTTTGGTACAACCACCTTTTTACCTTCTCGCCATGCTTGTTCAATAATAACGTATGTATTAACTTCATGTTCCATCGAAAGAGTAATCCCAATTGTTTGCGCGTCTCTCCACTCTTTTTGTTCATATAAAGAAAATACAATTTGTTCTGATAAAGTTTTATGCTGTTCTTTCGATAAAGAATTCATTTTCCCTACTATTTTTTTACGTAAACGTACCTTCTCCTCTTTCACACTCTTTTCCCCCTATAAAGTGATCCCTATTGCAAAAATAAATTTCATTCTTGTAAATAGTTTATCATTTTTTTCAAGCATCATCACTTTTCAATTAGGGATATACCCATAAAAAAAGAAACAGTAGGAAATATTCCTACTGCTTACTTTGTTTCACGGTGTAACGTAGACTTCTTGTCACGCTTGCAATACTTTTTAAGCTCAAGGCGCTCCGTGTTGTTACGTTTATTTTTCTTTGAGATATAGTTACGATCTCCGCATTCTGTACATGCTAGAGTAATATTTACACGCATTCTTATTTCCCTCCAGTCACTAATAACTTAAATCAGACTATACTATAATACCACTTTTAAAATAAAAATTCTACACCTTTTGATATTGTCTAATTTTTTCTATAAGGATTTTCATATTTTTCTTTGCTATTACTGGGTTTCTCGCATGTGAATACACAAGAAATTTTGGATGTTTTGCATCAGAAACAATATAAGACCACTCTTTTTCTGTGTATTTAAACTGGATTCCCTCTAACACTTCAACTTCCCTTTTTTCCATATCTTGCAATAACATTCCCATTACTTTCCCTTTCTCTTTCCATGAACAAACAACTTCATCACATAATAAGTACAGGGGCGGTGATTGCTCTAACATCATCGACAAAGTGTTTCCTTGCCTAGCAATTAGTTCAAATAATTTTCCAATACGATATAAAGTATCTTGCTGCCATCTCATCTGAAACTCACTTTGTTCACTATACATATAAAAGAGAAGGTAGCACTCTCCTAATTTTAACGATAATGGATAAACATTTTCTATTGTCTCAAATAATAAATCCGGCACATCGATTTCTTCGTATTTTGCACTTCGGTAAATACTACCATGATTATCATATAATTCAAATTTATTTCCGTGTTCATAAAACATAAGGGCCATATGAGCTCGACTGGATTTCATTAACGATTTAATATGCTCTTTTTGCTCATTAGCGTAAATCCATGTAATCGTACAACCAAGTTTTTTCAAGAAGGATATAAGTAGGGGCTGAATCATTTCATCTCTTTTATTAATAAGAAGGTGAAATGTTTGCTTGCGTATCGTTTCAATATCTAAATGTACTAAGGCAGATTCAACATATTTCTCTAAACAAACATGTACCGTTTCATTTCGTCCTATATCTTTATCATACACGTAATGAAATGTTTCTGACGTATACAAGTGTTCCAATTCTTTTTGTTGCTTATACGATAGCTGTATACCGCCTTTCCCATATAGTTGCATGACAATTCCTTCTTCCTGTTCAAAGCGAATAAAAACGCCCCCTGCACACCCTAGTTCATGAATTGCATATTGAAAAGCCGAATCATTCATTTTTTGACATTCCATCGTGCACAAACCAACACTATGGATCGCATGTAAAAATAAATTTTTAAAAATATCAACTTCTACATCCTCATATCCCCCAACCAATATGCGCTCCCCTTTTGAAAAAAGAGAACCATATGCCATTGCAACTTTTACAGCAACTTGAGGTGTCATTTCTATATTACCTCTACCTACTACCCTACTTTTTTGTAACCAGCCTGAAGTTTTTTCATTTTCAGTAATTCCTGACGAAGCAATAATAGAATGACTATCAATCACTTTACCAGGCCATAGTTTTCCATTTTGTTGTATCACTGTGTTTTTTCCAATTTGACAATAATCTGCTACCACACTTTTCTCAAATAAAGTAACATCATCTTTGATTGTTGTATTTTCTCCAACGGTCGCTTCTAATAATTCACAGTGTTTTCCCACATAAGTATGGGCAAGAACAATACTTTTTTGAAAATGCGTATAATCTGATAGGGTGCTACGCTTACCAATAATTGCATACGGCTCAATTATCACCCCTGCTCCAATCGTTACTCCTTCTCCGATGAAAGACGGCCCATGTATTTTAGTCCCTTTTCCAATCGTTACTCCTTCTCCCATCCAAACCATGGGTAATACTTCCGTATAAGAAATCGGGGCCTGCACTTTCTTTGTTAGTAAATCAAACTGTGCCTGGCGATATTGATCTAACGTACCAATATCTAACCAGTAACCATCCGTTTCATATCCAAAGAGTGCTTTTTTATTTTCTAGTTGAGGAAATACATGCTGACTAAAGTCAAAAAACTGATTTGATGAAATATAAGAAAAAATTTGGGGATCCATAATATAAATGCCTG
Coding sequences within it:
- the rpmG gene encoding 50S ribosomal protein L33, with amino-acid sequence MRVNITLACTECGDRNYISKKNKRNNTERLELKKYCKRDKKSTLHRETK
- a CDS encoding 5-formyltetrahydrofolate cyclo-ligase; translation: MKEEKVRLRKKIVGKMNSLSKEQHKTLSEQIVFSLYEQKEWRDAQTIGITLSMEHEVNTYVIIEQAWREGKKVVVPKCNRETRTMTFRQITNFDQLETVYMSLREPIPALTVEVEVNEIELLFVPGVAYTRRGERIGYGGGYYDRYLAEYERKTLSLAFDFQIVSYIPTEPFDQNVQKIITEKETIVQNELV
- a CDS encoding sugar phosphate nucleotidyltransferase, translating into MKGVILAGGKGKRLRPLTCNLPKPMLPLLEKPVMEYNIELLKRHGIHEIAITVQYMGAAIKRYFGDGSKWGVKLHYFEDSPPLGTAGSIKKAEAFLDEPFVVISGDALTDFNLSKGIEFHKCKNRLVTMFVKEVENPLSFGSVVMNRKHEIIRYMEKPSWSEVISNTVNTGIYIMDPQIFSYISSNQFFDFSQHVFPQLENKKALFGYETDGYWLDIGTLDQYRQAQFDLLTKKVQAPISYTEVLPMVWMGEGVTIGKGTKIHGPSFIGEGVTIGAGVIIEPYAIIGKRSTLSDYTHFQKSIVLAHTYVGKHCELLEATVGENTTIKDDVTLFEKSVVADYCQIGKNTVIQQNGKLWPGKVIDSHSIIASSGITENEKTSGWLQKSRVVGRGNIEMTPQVAVKVAMAYGSLFSKGERILVGGYEDVEVDIFKNLFLHAIHSVGLCTMECQKMNDSAFQYAIHELGCAGGVFIRFEQEEGIVMQLYGKGGIQLSYKQQKELEHLYTSETFHYVYDKDIGRNETVHVCLEKYVESALVHLDIETIRKQTFHLLINKRDEMIQPLLISFLKKLGCTITWIYANEQKEHIKSLMKSSRAHMALMFYEHGNKFELYDNHGSIYRSAKYEEIDVPDLLFETIENVYPLSLKLGECYLLFYMYSEQSEFQMRWQQDTLYRIGKLFELIARQGNTLSMMLEQSPPLYLLCDEVVCSWKEKGKVMGMLLQDMEKREVEVLEGIQFKYTEKEWSYIVSDAKHPKFLVYSHARNPVIAKKNMKILIEKIRQYQKV
- a CDS encoding YqgQ family protein produces the protein MISIYDIQQLLKKFGTIIYTGDRIADLQLMQDELRELNQSQLIEPTDYQTALFLLKQEIQKEMSKN